A single genomic interval of Thermodesulfobacteriota bacterium harbors:
- a CDS encoding GDP-L-fucose synthase, with amino-acid sequence MSIELRTKRILVTGGSGFLGSFVIEKLKERGVDPCHIFVPTSSEFDLRKWENCKTITKDVDIIIHLAAKVGGIGFNRSNPAILFYDNMIMGVQLMEAARQSGVEKFVQVGTVCAYPKFTPVPFKEEDLWNGYPEETNAPYGIAKKALLVQAQAYREQYWFNAIYLLPVNLYGPRDNFDLESSHVIPALIRKCIDAVEKKSDEIKVWGTGKPTREFLYVDDCAEGILLATERYNDPDPVNLGSGKEIKIIELVELIADLAGFKGKIVWDNTKPDGQPRRCLDTEKAKNKFDFEAKTSLRDGLGKTIEWYKSNK; translated from the coding sequence ATGAGCATCGAGCTAAGAACTAAACGCATATTAGTTACAGGTGGATCTGGTTTTCTTGGTTCATTTGTGATTGAAAAGCTAAAGGAAAGGGGAGTAGATCCTTGCCATATATTTGTGCCAACAAGTAGTGAATTTGATTTAAGGAAATGGGAAAACTGCAAAACAATTACGAAGGATGTTGACATAATAATTCATCTTGCGGCAAAGGTAGGGGGGATAGGTTTTAATCGAAGCAATCCTGCAATCCTTTTTTATGACAATATGATTATGGGTGTTCAGCTCATGGAGGCGGCAAGGCAATCTGGGGTTGAGAAGTTTGTCCAAGTTGGAACTGTATGTGCCTATCCAAAATTTACACCAGTTCCCTTTAAAGAAGAGGACCTCTGGAACGGGTACCCAGAAGAGACAAATGCCCCTTATGGTATCGCAAAAAAGGCTCTTTTGGTACAAGCGCAAGCATACAGGGAACAATACTGGTTTAATGCTATATATCTTTTACCAGTCAATTTGTACGGACCTCGAGATAACTTCGACCTAGAGAGTTCGCACGTAATACCGGCCTTAATTAGAAAATGCATAGATGCAGTTGAGAAAAAAAGCGATGAAATAAAAGTCTGGGGTACGGGGAAGCCCACGAGGGAGTTTCTTTATGTAGATGACTGTGCTGAGGGGATATTACTAGCAACCGAGAGATATAACGATCCAGACCCTGTAAATCTAGGAAGTGGTAAAGAGATAAAGATAATAGAATTAGTTGAATTAATTGCTGACTTGGCAGGATTCAAGGGCAAGATTGTCTGGGATAACACCAAACCTGACGGGCAGCCGAGAAGGTGCTTGGATACCGAGAAGGCTAAAAACAAGTTTGATTTTGAGGCTAAAACATCTCTTCGTGACGGGCTCGGAAAGACAATTGAGTGGTATAAGTCGAACAAATAA
- a CDS encoding glycosyltransferase — MKIAFLVPLFPLLSETFILNQITGLRDRGYEVDIYASGPGNDPKQHGDIEKYNLLNCTSYTGTFDQKMPANQLLRILKAMFLVVTKFHKRPMPIIKSLNVFKFGKRAASLRLFYEAMSFLDMGMGEYDIVHCHFGGKGNLGALLKSVDVIKGKVVTTFYGYDISGAVKKHGEGLYNILFKEGDAFFAISEKMKKQLIEMGCSKEKVSVHRLGVDTDKICCSPRHTEDNGQVKLLTIARLVEKKGVEYGIRAAAQVLKKYPQIEYDIVGDGPLRSDLESLIYALGLDERIKLLGWKQQEEIIELLNNADILLAPSSTAENGDQEGTPTVIIEALAKGLPVLSTYHSAIPELVQDTKSGFLVAERDVNGLSEKLTYLVEHKQLWSEMGKEGHKHVEDNHDINKLNDQLVNLYRQLMNGKRFNTYE; from the coding sequence ATGAAAATTGCTTTTCTCGTTCCGCTATTTCCATTACTATCTGAAACTTTTATTTTGAATCAAATTACAGGTCTAAGAGATCGAGGATATGAAGTTGATATTTATGCTTCTGGGCCTGGGAATGATCCAAAACAACATGGAGACATAGAAAAATATAATTTATTAAACTGTACTTCTTATACTGGAACTTTTGATCAAAAAATGCCCGCAAACCAACTCCTGCGGATCTTAAAAGCAATGTTCCTAGTAGTTACAAAGTTCCATAAGAGGCCGATGCCCATAATAAAATCACTAAATGTTTTCAAATTTGGTAAGCGAGCAGCTTCACTGAGATTGTTTTATGAGGCGATGTCGTTCCTGGATATGGGAATGGGTGAGTATGACATTGTACACTGCCACTTTGGTGGGAAAGGTAACTTAGGGGCCTTACTTAAGAGTGTTGATGTTATCAAAGGTAAAGTAGTCACCACTTTTTATGGTTATGATATTTCAGGTGCCGTTAAAAAACATGGAGAAGGCCTATATAACATTCTTTTTAAAGAGGGGGATGCGTTTTTTGCTATAAGCGAAAAAATGAAAAAGCAATTGATTGAAATGGGGTGCAGCAAAGAGAAAGTTTCTGTTCATCGGTTAGGCGTAGATACAGATAAAATTTGTTGTTCACCTCGCCATACGGAAGATAATGGTCAGGTGAAACTACTGACGATTGCCCGCCTGGTTGAAAAGAAAGGTGTAGAATACGGGATTCGGGCCGCAGCACAAGTACTGAAAAAATATCCACAGATAGAATACGATATTGTTGGTGATGGTCCTCTAAGGAGCGATTTGGAAAGCTTAATATACGCATTAGGTCTAGACGAGAGGATCAAACTCCTTGGTTGGAAACAACAGGAGGAAATAATCGAATTACTTAATAATGCTGACATTCTGCTGGCTCCCAGTTCGACTGCTGAAAATGGTGATCAGGAGGGAACCCCAACAGTTATAATTGAGGCATTAGCAAAAGGTTTGCCTGTGCTGAGCACGTATCACAGTGCAATACCAGAATTAGTTCAGGACACAAAATCCGGTTTTCTCGTTGCAGAGCGAGATGTTAATGGTTTATCAGAGAAATTAACGTATCTCGTCGAGCATAAACAATTGTGGTCTGAAATGGGAAAAGAGGGACATAAACATGTGGAGGACAATCATGACATCAATAAATTGAATGATCAACTTGTGAATTTATATCGTCAGTTAATGAATGGTAAACGATTTAATACATATGAATAA
- a CDS encoding glycosyltransferase, whose amino-acid sequence MATTYNIICFGFLPWSNMWKRNQSMMAELAKCDFINRVIFVNPLVSIRTFFRKNNNHNSSSRIINTLFPSKVASKILVYAPMNIVPHRKYLTKLKRIEHGITLKYIRHLNDQKPYILFMNCPNIMMQYLLDELLKSAELSIFDFSDDFVELGYGEQTTELFRRTTTKYAKAADIVLTVNDHIKKKYGFLNSNIHVIRNATNYYNFNRKAYKTIEFFEKVKQDKKPIIGYIGIANMSRIDADVLDFLLAKRPDWQFVFIGSIHLKFTERYLHYKNVQHIPPVDYESLPDYIRYFDVAVVPFKINENTKGNDLLKLHDYLAMGKPVVSTDVGGAKDLKDSIVIADRPVEFLEGIEQALVNDNYEHVLKRRNLALQNSWGNRVKELEELIRNELDL is encoded by the coding sequence ATGGCTACTACATATAACATTATCTGCTTTGGTTTTCTTCCATGGAGCAATATGTGGAAGCGGAACCAGAGTATGATGGCCGAATTAGCAAAATGCGATTTTATTAATAGGGTAATCTTCGTGAATCCGCTTGTTTCAATAAGAACATTTTTTCGTAAAAACAACAACCACAATAGCTCCTCAAGAATTATAAATACACTTTTCCCGTCAAAAGTTGCTTCTAAAATATTGGTATATGCACCAATGAATATTGTTCCCCATAGAAAATATCTAACTAAATTGAAAAGAATTGAGCATGGAATCACGTTAAAGTATATAAGGCATTTAAACGATCAAAAACCATATATACTTTTTATGAACTGCCCCAATATCATGATGCAATATCTTCTTGATGAGCTACTGAAAAGTGCAGAGTTGTCGATTTTTGACTTTTCCGATGATTTTGTTGAATTGGGCTACGGGGAACAAACGACAGAATTATTCCGACGTACCACGACGAAGTACGCAAAAGCAGCAGACATCGTTTTGACCGTGAATGACCACATAAAGAAGAAATATGGCTTTTTGAATTCCAATATACACGTAATCAGGAATGCAACTAACTATTACAATTTCAATCGTAAGGCTTACAAGACTATTGAATTTTTTGAAAAGGTGAAACAAGACAAAAAGCCTATAATAGGATATATTGGCATCGCAAACATGAGTAGAATTGACGCGGATGTGCTTGATTTTCTATTAGCGAAGAGGCCTGATTGGCAATTTGTTTTTATTGGTTCCATTCATTTAAAATTTACTGAGAGATATCTACACTATAAAAATGTCCAGCATATACCGCCTGTCGACTATGAAAGCCTTCCAGACTATATACGTTATTTTGATGTGGCCGTAGTTCCCTTTAAGATAAATGAAAACACCAAAGGAAACGATTTGCTTAAGCTCCATGATTACCTTGCTATGGGAAAGCCAGTTGTTAGCACAGACGTTGGCGGAGCCAAGGACTTGAAGGATAGTATTGTCATTGCTGACAGGCCAGTCGAGTTTTTGGAAGGAATTGAACAAGCTCTAGTGAATGACAACTACGAGCATGTGTTGAAGCGTAGAAATTTAGCTTTGCAAAATTCATGGGGGAACCGTGTTAAGGAGCTTGAGGAACTGATAAGAAATGAGCTGGATTTATAA
- the gmd gene encoding GDP-mannose 4,6-dehydratase yields MTKRALITGITGQDGSYLAEFLLSKGYEVHGLIRRASTFNTQRIDHIYIDPHSPVARLFLHYGDLTDSGQLTNLIYNTCPDEIYNLGAQSHVKVSFDMPEYTGDTTALGTTKILEAVKRSGVKCKFYQASSSEMYGSSPPPQSEVSPFRPRSPYAAAKAYAFWMTVNYREAYGIYACNGILFNHESPRRGETFLTRKITRAIANILAERLRYIYLGNLDPSRDWGFSPEYVECMWLMLQNGKPEDLVIGTGETHSVREFVEEAFSYVGLDWKEHVKIDKNYFRPTEVEVLIADTSKARNELGWEPKIKFKDLVKIMADSDMRNMGLRPIGEGDKILKEKFPNRWWKID; encoded by the coding sequence ATGACTAAAAGAGCATTGATTACCGGAATTACCGGTCAGGATGGTTCTTATCTTGCAGAGTTTCTGCTCTCCAAAGGCTATGAGGTTCACGGTCTCATAAGAAGAGCAAGCACCTTTAATACACAGCGAATAGATCACATCTACATCGATCCTCATAGTCCAGTCGCTAGGCTGTTCCTACACTACGGTGACCTTACCGACTCGGGGCAGCTTACTAATTTAATCTATAATACATGTCCTGATGAGATATATAACCTCGGAGCGCAAAGCCACGTTAAGGTTAGTTTCGACATGCCTGAATACACAGGAGATACAACCGCTCTTGGTACAACCAAGATTCTTGAAGCTGTAAAGAGGAGCGGCGTTAAGTGTAAATTCTATCAAGCGAGTAGTAGTGAGATGTATGGCTCTTCACCTCCTCCACAAAGCGAAGTTAGTCCATTCAGGCCAAGAAGCCCTTACGCTGCGGCAAAAGCATATGCATTTTGGATGACTGTAAATTACAGAGAAGCTTACGGGATTTACGCTTGTAACGGTATCCTGTTTAACCATGAGTCCCCAAGAAGGGGTGAGACATTCCTCACTAGAAAAATTACAAGAGCAATAGCAAATATCCTGGCAGAGAGACTAAGGTACATCTATCTCGGTAATCTGGATCCTAGCAGGGATTGGGGGTTCTCCCCTGAATATGTTGAATGTATGTGGCTCATGCTTCAAAATGGTAAGCCGGAGGATCTCGTAATTGGTACAGGGGAGACACATTCTGTGAGGGAGTTTGTTGAAGAAGCTTTTAGTTACGTGGGCTTGGATTGGAAGGAACATGTAAAAATTGATAAAAATTACTTTAGACCTACGGAAGTTGAGGTTTTAATTGCCGACACATCCAAGGCCAGGAATGAACTCGGTTGGGAACCTAAGATAAAATTTAAAGACCTCGTAAAAATAATGGCAGACTCCGACATGAGAAACATGGGGTTAAGACCAATTGGAGAAGGCGATAAAATTCTTAAAGAGAAATTCCCGAATAGATGGTGGAAAATAGATTAG
- a CDS encoding sulfotransferase encodes MPLPNFLIIGAQKSGTSYFAKILSQHPDIFVYKSEIHFFDKSKNYKKGIAWYKEHFPSYDNYKFIGEKTPDYLWANGNGAEGHLSNVHKNLFHHLPHAKLIILLRNPVSRAISAVNHIIRTGRISPLHNIDQLLIGNKAHLIEGHGIISKGMYYQQIKSYLEFFDRRQLLLLIYEEDLIMNSMSGLKKVCNFLGADSNFSFTNLKNPINYHNRSRISMVADYYAPQLKRYTKWLDKYFRVNKLYPSDQTIKELNDIYTEPNQMFFEFIGRKIQSWQSHLSS; translated from the coding sequence ATGCCGTTACCTAATTTTTTAATTATAGGAGCTCAAAAGTCAGGAACGTCTTATTTTGCTAAGATACTGTCTCAGCATCCTGATATATTTGTTTATAAATCAGAAATCCATTTTTTTGATAAAAGTAAAAATTATAAGAAGGGGATAGCGTGGTATAAAGAGCATTTTCCCTCGTATGATAACTATAAATTCATAGGTGAAAAAACGCCAGATTATCTGTGGGCGAATGGAAATGGGGCGGAAGGTCATTTATCAAATGTCCATAAGAACTTATTTCACCATTTACCTCACGCTAAATTGATCATCCTATTACGGAACCCAGTTAGTAGAGCGATTTCAGCGGTAAATCATATTATTCGAACTGGGCGTATTTCGCCTCTACATAATATTGACCAATTATTAATTGGTAATAAGGCTCATCTGATTGAAGGGCATGGAATCATTAGTAAAGGAATGTATTATCAACAAATAAAGAGTTATCTTGAATTCTTTGACCGAAGACAACTGTTATTACTTATATATGAGGAAGATCTAATTATGAATTCAATGAGTGGATTAAAAAAGGTATGTAACTTTTTAGGCGCTGATTCAAATTTCAGTTTTACTAATTTAAAGAATCCCATCAATTACCATAATCGTTCAAGAATTAGCATGGTGGCTGACTATTATGCGCCTCAATTAAAACGTTATACAAAGTGGTTAGATAAATATTTCAGAGTCAATAAATTATACCCAAGCGATCAAACTATAAAAGAATTAAATGATATTTATACTGAACCAAATCAAATGTTTTTTGAGTTTATAGGGAGAAAGATTCAATCATGGCAATCGCATCTTTCTTCATGA
- a CDS encoding SGNH/GDSL hydrolase family protein has product MASIRLIIAGIVSLFGMILAVPIIFLGLPFWGIASLTRVFSRLFERPYLSWKQLIEFTPTIGWKPKPNLNAFYLTAVEDGIFSVITDSEGWPGKATLGESEVVVFGDSFAFGYGVHTKECFFSQPNGNIRIKAIGAPGYNMVQEILLMSKLSSQLKGKLVVWFIYFGNDLYENLQPNFYRYRMPFVRKVNGTGNWEIVTSHISQNQWPLNPERNYYKRLAEICSPTFLADRVYSACEFLIRKGSDICKQSGAQLVVMTIPDITQISKVRMETLAMHAPIPECFDPGLPDKKIREICDKLAVHTLSFKDYLGVKDHKDYDVHWNERGHKRVAEVLYNLHQDYVLGKMVI; this is encoded by the coding sequence TTGGCTAGTATTCGCCTTATAATAGCGGGAATTGTCTCGCTGTTTGGAATGATTTTAGCAGTTCCTATTATTTTTCTTGGACTGCCTTTTTGGGGCATTGCATCTCTCACAAGGGTATTTTCTCGACTGTTTGAACGACCGTATTTATCCTGGAAACAGCTCATTGAATTCACGCCAACTATTGGTTGGAAGCCAAAACCTAACCTCAATGCATTCTATCTCACTGCTGTCGAGGATGGAATATTTAGCGTTATAACAGATTCGGAGGGGTGGCCAGGTAAAGCAACGCTTGGCGAAAGCGAAGTTGTAGTTTTCGGGGACTCTTTTGCATTTGGTTATGGAGTACATACTAAGGAGTGTTTTTTTTCGCAACCCAATGGAAATATTCGCATTAAGGCTATTGGTGCACCTGGATATAATATGGTTCAGGAAATTCTATTAATGAGCAAATTATCTTCACAACTTAAAGGCAAGCTGGTGGTTTGGTTTATTTATTTCGGCAACGATCTTTATGAAAATCTGCAGCCCAACTTTTACCGATATAGAATGCCATTTGTTCGGAAAGTCAATGGGACCGGGAATTGGGAAATTGTAACCAGTCATATAAGCCAAAATCAGTGGCCGTTAAATCCCGAGCGTAACTATTATAAAAGGCTGGCCGAAATTTGTAGTCCGACTTTTCTTGCCGACCGTGTTTACTCTGCCTGTGAGTTTTTAATACGTAAGGGTAGCGATATCTGTAAGCAATCAGGTGCACAACTGGTAGTCATGACGATACCCGACATTACCCAGATCAGTAAAGTCCGCATGGAAACCCTGGCTATGCATGCACCAATCCCGGAATGTTTCGATCCTGGTCTACCGGACAAAAAGATAAGGGAGATTTGTGACAAACTGGCTGTGCACACTCTCAGCTTTAAAGACTACCTAGGGGTGAAGGATCACAAGGACTATGATGTACATTGGAATGAGCGGGGGCATAAACGTGTAGCGGAAGTGCTTTATAATCTTCATCAAGACTATGTCTTGGGGAAGATGGTTATATAG
- a CDS encoding glycosyltransferase family 2 protein: MRFPTLTELPSPPAGKTGWPWTEESRPLLNTMSDGSPWPRITVVTPSFNQGQLIEETIRSVLLQGYPNLEYFVLDGGSTDNSIEIIQKYAPWLSYWASEPDSGQSDAINRGLKMGSGLFATWINSDDMLCKDAIVNHASRIGFDPNVVYVGICVRTDVDRKILFSRRGRVHSLEDLVRIRTVWRSGGHIVQPEVLFPLKLALEVGGLNVDNHFTMDYELWGKFFLAGARFQYTEIPFGMFRRYAEQKTHDGMRTTQALIDNASRLVTLANCFSDETKKEILTDLKAYQDEYQKAYRKRAGLFRNSRSRLQKSAKGVIKLIEKAIC; encoded by the coding sequence ATGCGTTTCCCAACCCTGACTGAGCTCCCGTCCCCGCCGGCGGGCAAAACCGGTTGGCCGTGGACGGAAGAAAGCCGGCCATTGCTAAACACGATGTCAGATGGTAGCCCCTGGCCACGAATAACTGTGGTGACGCCTTCTTTCAACCAGGGACAATTAATCGAGGAAACCATTCGCTCGGTACTGCTCCAGGGCTATCCCAATCTGGAGTACTTCGTGCTTGACGGCGGCAGCACAGATAACTCTATAGAGATAATCCAGAAATATGCACCTTGGCTCAGCTATTGGGCGAGTGAACCTGACTCTGGGCAAAGCGATGCAATTAATCGTGGGTTAAAGATGGGCTCTGGGCTTTTCGCCACGTGGATAAACAGCGATGATATGCTGTGCAAGGATGCGATTGTTAATCATGCATCCCGAATTGGCTTTGACCCCAATGTTGTATATGTAGGAATTTGCGTTCGCACAGACGTAGATCGCAAGATTCTCTTCAGCCGCCGCGGCAGAGTTCACTCCTTGGAAGACCTCGTTCGCATCAGAACAGTCTGGCGATCAGGTGGTCACATAGTCCAGCCGGAGGTCTTGTTTCCACTCAAACTGGCACTAGAGGTTGGCGGACTCAATGTTGACAATCACTTCACGATGGATTACGAATTGTGGGGGAAGTTTTTCCTTGCGGGAGCCAGGTTCCAGTACACAGAGATACCGTTCGGCATGTTTAGGCGATATGCCGAGCAGAAGACCCATGATGGAATGCGAACGACTCAAGCACTTATCGATAATGCTTCAAGGCTAGTGACCCTCGCTAATTGCTTTTCAGATGAAACTAAGAAAGAAATCTTAACAGACTTGAAGGCATACCAGGATGAGTACCAGAAGGCGTACCGAAAGCGTGCAGGACTATTTCGCAACTCAAGATCTAGACTGCAGAAATCGGCTAAGGGCGTCATTAAATTAATTGAGAAAGCAATTTGTTAA
- a CDS encoding DUF5672 family protein — protein MSNGSAVGNHQPSRLVAVVVPLSDRKELTTEEGISFRHLMRFLGKYDKYLVVPKSLQVDNPDFGIKRFDERFFGSPAAHAKLMLSPKFYGAFTEYKYILLYHLDSLVFSDQLIDWCETDLDYIGPPWLNCPDSPWVKVPRVGNSGFSLMKIESFLKVIYSPGYRVEPAKYWEDFCASNPRYIQYLNLPRKYLKRLKIFNGIRWEIFRWLKAERNSDIFWSDEAVKYYPEFKIASFETGLRFAFEVAPRLCFELNNHKLPFGCHAWYRYDRDFWGPYLLK, from the coding sequence ATGTCAAATGGAAGTGCTGTTGGTAATCATCAACCATCAAGACTCGTGGCGGTTGTTGTTCCATTATCCGATAGAAAAGAATTGACAACAGAAGAAGGGATTTCATTCAGACATCTAATGCGCTTTCTTGGCAAATACGATAAATACCTAGTGGTTCCAAAGAGTCTGCAAGTAGACAATCCCGATTTCGGGATTAAGCGATTTGATGAACGATTTTTTGGTAGTCCAGCAGCTCATGCCAAATTGATGCTTTCTCCCAAATTCTATGGGGCTTTCACCGAATACAAATACATACTACTCTATCACCTTGATAGTCTAGTATTTTCAGATCAGCTTATAGACTGGTGTGAAACGGATTTAGATTACATAGGTCCACCTTGGCTCAATTGTCCAGATTCACCCTGGGTTAAGGTTCCTAGAGTTGGAAACAGCGGATTTTCCTTAATGAAGATAGAGAGTTTTCTAAAGGTTATTTACTCTCCGGGATATCGTGTCGAACCCGCCAAGTACTGGGAAGACTTTTGTGCTTCGAATCCTAGATATATTCAATATTTGAACCTCCCTAGAAAATATCTTAAGCGCCTTAAGATTTTTAATGGTATTAGATGGGAGATATTTAGGTGGCTCAAGGCTGAGCGCAACTCGGATATCTTTTGGTCTGACGAAGCTGTAAAGTACTATCCCGAGTTTAAGATCGCCTCTTTCGAGACGGGTCTTCGCTTTGCTTTTGAGGTTGCTCCAAGGCTATGTTTTGAATTAAACAATCATAAACTCCCATTTGGTTGTCACGCATGGTATAGATACGACCGGGATTTTTGGGGACCGTATCTTCTTAAGTAG